Part of the Paenibacillus aurantius genome, CGCCGAACCGATGATCGTGAGCTGCTTGCCGACCGGTTGTCCTTCCGGGACGGCCATCTGGTGATCGATTCCTTGAAGCATAAGGTGTTCTGCCAGGGGGAGCCGGTGAATGTAACGCCGAATGAATACAAGCTGCTGCTGGCCTTGGCCAAATACCCGCAGCGGCATTTTACAAGGGAAGAGCTGGTCGACTTGGTGTTGGGCTATACCTTTGACGGGGACAGTCGGACCATCGATCAGCATGTGAAGAATATCCGACACAAGATTGAGCCGGATCCCAAAAATCCCCGGTACATCGTGACCGTCTATGGCTTAGGCTACCGGTTTGCCGGAGGAGAGACATGACCAAACGGCTTCACCGGCGTCTAGCGATCCTTATTATCGCCACGGCAACCTGTATTTTGCTGATTTCCACGATAAGCGTAAGCCTCGCGGTTCATTATCACCTTTCCATGTTTCAGGACCAGGCGGCAGGCATGGACCATGACCTGTCCCAATTTAATGTTCACCTGGAGCAGGCCCTTCTTCAGTCCATCGTGTGGACGCTGGCGGGATCGATTCTTCTTGCGGTTCTGATCGGGTTCTATATGGCGAAACGAATCTCGAAGCCCTTAGTAGACATGAAGCAGGCGGCCGAACGGATGTCCGGCGGGCAGCTGAATACCCGGATCCGGGTCGGGGGCAGCGATGAACTCGCGGAGCTGGGAGCCTCTCTGAACGATTTGGCCGCGCAGCTTCATAAACAGGAACAGCTGCGGGTGACCATGACGGAAGATATCGCTCATGAGCTGAGAACTCCCTTGGCCACGCTAAAAAGCCACATGAGGGCCTTTGAGGATCGAATATGGGAGCCCACCCCGGAACGCATCCGGGCCTGCTACGAAGAAATCGAACGGCTCACCAAGCTGGTAGCCGAGCTGGAAGACTTGACGCACCTGGATTCCCCCGCCTTTCAGCTGGAGCGCAAGGAAGAAAGGCTTGATTTGATTCTGGAACAGGGAGTGGAGCTCGTTTCCGCGGCTTATCTGGAGAAGAAGGTGACCCTATTGTTTCGCTGCGACCCGGCTA contains:
- a CDS encoding response regulator transcription factor translates to MKTILVVDDEEKIRDVVVSYLRKEGFRTVEAATGTDALREMDRTSVDLIILDLMLPDRDGEQLCQTIRMRDSVPILMLTAKASENNRIRGLSLGADDYLIKPFDPREVVARVRAILRRTDDRELLADRLSFRDGHLVIDSLKHKVFCQGEPVNVTPNEYKLLLALAKYPQRHFTREELVDLVLGYTFDGDSRTIDQHVKNIRHKIEPDPKNPRYIVTVYGLGYRFAGGET
- a CDS encoding sensor histidine kinase; this translates as MTKRLHRRLAILIIATATCILLISTISVSLAVHYHLSMFQDQAAGMDHDLSQFNVHLEQALLQSIVWTLAGSILLAVLIGFYMAKRISKPLVDMKQAAERMSGGQLNTRIRVGGSDELAELGASLNDLAAQLHKQEQLRVTMTEDIAHELRTPLATLKSHMRAFEDRIWEPTPERIRACYEEIERLTKLVAELEDLTHLDSPAFQLERKEERLDLILEQGVELVSAAYLEKKVTLLFRCDPAIHIHADRSRMVQILVNLLSNALKFTPEKGTVMVEAIKEAEGVLIRVQDSGSGIRREDLPFIFERFYRGDKSRNRRTGGSGLGLAIVHKLVTAHGGAIWAESSRGTTITIRLPQKNHDSLS